A region of Cheilinus undulatus linkage group 10, ASM1832078v1, whole genome shotgun sequence DNA encodes the following proteins:
- the grxcr1a gene encoding glutaredoxin domain-containing cysteine-rich protein 1, which produces MEGTMLRQDKAQKRVRFRVASGNSGRVLKEIFKDEGPSDSLDSDCTSSSDADRASTPSTSGDVHGNLFGCLGSELDDSECEPDDLLLYAGATKDWMFTTKRVNILSKNGTVRGVKHKVSAGLTLFENLPTSNSMELSLECGRIVIYTTSFRVVRTTFERCELVRKIFQNHRVKFVEKNIALDSEYGKELEERCKRVGEPPSLPVVFIDGHYLGGAEKILGMNESGELQDLLTKIERVQHPQTCQTCGGFAFVPCPTCHGSKMSVFRNCFTDSFKALKCTSCNENGLQPCMSCSQ; this is translated from the exons ATGGAGGGGACGATGCTGAGACAGGACAAGGCACAGAAGCGGGTGAGGTTCCGTGTGGCTTCAGGGAACAGCGGCCGCGTGCTGAAGGAGATTTTCAAGGATGAAGGGCCTTCGGACTCCCTGGATTCAGACTGCACCAGCAGCTCGGATGCCGATAGGGCCAGCACCCCTTCTACAAGCGGGGACGTCCATGGAAACCTCTttgggtgtctgggctcagagCTGGATGACAGCGAATGTGAGCCGGATGACCTGCTCTTGTACGCAGGAGCCACCAAAGACTGGATGTTCACCACCAAAAGGGTCAACATACTGAGTAAGAATGGGACAGTGAGGGGGGTCAAGCACAAAGTCAGCGCAGGGCTGACTCTGTTTGAAAACCTTCCAACTTCAAACAGT ATGGAGCTGTCCCTTGAATGTGGACGGATAGTGATCTACACTACCAGTTTCCGCGTGGTGAGGACGACCTTCGAGCGCTGCGAGCTCGTCCGGAAGATCTTCCAGAACCACAGGGTGAAGTTCGTGGAGAAGAACATCGCCCTGGACAGCGAGTACGGGAAGGAGCTGGAGGAGCGGTGCAAACGTGTGGGAGAGCCTCCTTCATTACCCGTGGTGTTCATCGATGGACACTACCTTGGG GGTGCTGAGAAAATACTCGGCATGAATGAGTCAGGAGAACTTCAGGATCTTTTGACTAAAATTGAG AGGGTACAGCACCCCCAGACGTGCCAGACCTGTGGCGGCTTCGCCTTCGTCCCGTGCCCAACGTGCCATGGCAGCAAGATGTCCGTGTTTCGAAACTGCTTCACGGATTCCTTCAAAGCCCTCAAGTGCACTTCGTGTAACGAGAACGGCCTGCAGCCGTGTATGAGCTGCAGCCAGTGA